From the genome of Carnobacterium viridans:
TCTGGCGTTTGTACCAATAAACTGCTGCGTTCTTCAATTTCACCAGCCACATAATATGGCAGACCACAGTTAGCAAATGATACATAAGGTCCCTTTTCCAATACGATGATTTCTGCATTTTCGTTTAAACGTCTTAAACGAGTAGCTGCTGACATTCCACCAGCTACTCCTCCTATAATCACAATTTTCATTATAATTTTCCTCCCCTTTTAGTTCCAGTCCAAGATGACATACCACCACGAACATTCACTACATCATATCCTTGTTTCATTAAAAGTTTTGAAGCTTTTTTACTGCGCATACCTGATTGACAAATCACATACGTTTTACCTACAGGGGTATAACTAGCGATCTTGCCTAATGGGACATTTTTAGCTCCAGGAATATGGCCTCCTTGAAATTCATGAGTTTCACGTACATCTATGATGACTGGCTTTTCTGCTAAATTTTTCTCTAGTTCGCTGGTTGAGATGGACGGTACTGTTTTAAAAAACATTTTTATTCCTCCTTATTCTTATTTATCTTCTATTTTCTTTATTAAATAGTCTTTTAATACTTCTTTAGGCTTGTAACCAACAATTCTCTCTAGCGGTTGACCGTTTTGATATAAAACCATCTTTGGAATACTTCTAATACCTAATTGATTAGCAATTATTTCATTTTCGTCAATATTTAATTTAGCTATTTTAACTTTTGGTGCTAATTCTTCTTCTAACTCTTCTAAAACAGGTCCTAACATCTTACACGGTCCACACCATGGTGCCAAAAATTCCACAAGCGTTATTCCTTTTTGTACCTCTGATAGTAAAGTTGAATCTGTTACTTTTATAGTCATAGTTATTTTTCCTTTCTTATAGAAATTTACTTTGTATTCCTTTTAAGTGAGAATTTATTGGGAACAGGATCGTAACCGCCCCTGACAAATGGATGGCAACGTAAAATACGTGATACTCCCATTAATGTTCCTTTTGCTGATCCATGTTTTTCTATCGCTTCAATAGTATATTCAGAACATGTAGGATAATATCGACAGCTAGGCGGAAATAAAGATGAGATTCCTTTTTGATATCCTTTAATACTTGATATAAACAATTTTCTCAAATTAATACCCCCATCCGTATACATAATATACCCCCTCCAGTATATTATGTAAAGAGTTTTTTTGAAAAAAGTCTTAAATAGAATGTGAATTTCCCCAATCCATCTCAATCGATTACTGTAAAAAATGGTGAGTAACCTTTGTATAGTTAGAAAATTTAAAAATTGATTTAAAGATATAGTCTATAATACAAAGTACAAATAAAAAGAAAATAACCGGATAGAAACATTGTTAATAAATCAACGTTCTCATCCGGTTACTTTGATAATCCGACCAAAATTAACGTTTGTTTTCATAACGATAGGAAAGATATTTTATTTGTATCAGAATAAAATTGTTTTGAAAAAACATTTATTGTTTTTTTCATTTTCGTTTAGTTTAATGATATTCTTTGTTTTTTCTGTATTTAATTCTTGATTAAGGTCCTTATCAAACACGCGATATTTAACTTTTTCTTTTAATCATTCATCAGCAGTCTTTTCTTCTTTTCTTTCGGTAGTTTGTTTAATAATCAAATCTATTTGATCAATCAACCTCCCAGAAGTTTTTTTTACTTCTGATAAAGAGTTTATTTTATCTTCAACTTTTTCTGAATTATTCGTCCAATTAGAAATAGAAATACCTTCTTCGCTACTAAAGCA
Proteins encoded in this window:
- a CDS encoding rhodanese-like domain-containing protein; the encoded protein is MFFKTVPSISTSELEKNLAEKPVIIDVRETHEFQGGHIPGAKNVPLGKIASYTPVGKTYVICQSGMRSKKASKLLMKQGYDVVNVRGGMSSWTGTKRGGKL
- the trxA gene encoding thioredoxin encodes the protein MTIKVTDSTLLSEVQKGITLVEFLAPWCGPCKMLGPVLEELEEELAPKVKIAKLNIDENEIIANQLGIRSIPKMVLYQNGQPLERIVGYKPKEVLKDYLIKKIEDK
- the yidD gene encoding membrane protein insertion efficiency factor YidD — protein: MYTDGGINLRKLFISSIKGYQKGISSLFPPSCRYYPTCSEYTIEAIEKHGSAKGTLMGVSRILRCHPFVRGGYDPVPNKFSLKRNTK